One Candidatus Methylacidithermus pantelleriae DNA segment encodes these proteins:
- a CDS encoding CRISPR-associated endonuclease Cas2 translates to MEGELNQSQFERLKTEAREIINESEDSVLFYVLRSANWMTRDSLGLRKGNQSGSSRCAS, encoded by the coding sequence GTGGAGGGCGAATTGAACCAAAGTCAATTTGAGCGTCTCAAAACGGAGGCACGGGAGATTATAAACGAATCGGAGGACAGCGTACTGTTTTATGTGCTGCGCTCAGCGAACTGGATGACACGGGATAGCTTGGGGTTACGAAAGGGGAACCAGAGTGGCTCATCTAGGTGCGCGTCTTGA